In Paroedura picta isolate Pp20150507F chromosome 1, Ppicta_v3.0, whole genome shotgun sequence, the following are encoded in one genomic region:
- the LOC143832550 gene encoding cystatin-like, protein MAAARSPPVRGARILSLWLLVLLLPAPRAQPRGSPGGVVRVPVSDPDVQVAAAFAVEAYNKASTNSSYSRALRVLLASHQIVAGSLYYLTIELVNTKCEKNERARLAPADLERCPLPPKAEQQKEICTFQVWTRSWLNDIRLTHMSCE, encoded by the exons ATGGCGGCGGCGCGGAGCCCACCTGTGCGCGGGGCGCGCATCCTTTCCCTttggctgctggtgctgctgctgccggcgCCGAGGGCGCAGCCGAGGGGCTCGCCCGGAGGGGTGGTGCGGGTGCCGGTCTCCGACCCAGACGTGCAGGTGGCGGCTGCCTTCGCCGTGGAGGCTTACAACAAGGCCAGCACCAACTCCTCGTACAGCCGGGCGCTGCGGGTGCTGCTGGCGTCTCACCAG aTTGTTGCAGGCAGCTTGTATTATCTGACGATTGAGCTGGTGAAcacaaaatgtgaaaagaatgagAGGGCACGACTGGCACCAGCGGACCTGGAGCGATGCCCATTGCCCCCGAAGGcagagcagcag AAAGAAATCTGCACTTTTCAGGTCTGGACACGGTCTTGGCTCAATGACATCCGTTTGACACACATGAGCTGCGAATAG